One genomic region from Nitrospirota bacterium encodes:
- a CDS encoding radical SAM protein — translation MSTNRFPLMYTAHAGLPILAEILERDGHQVDVRDEMITPFSPSWFDGAGVSSPFHSPSSKRSGEGGVALVGVSIETLWAVRGYEIAAEARKRGIPVIFGGPHATLNPDDALKHGDYVVRNEGEETLPDLLDALERGRPLESVKGLSFKSNAGAHIHNPARPFLTSEQLDTIPWPRLGKIHGWNSRTNWVSRFIHFTMVSRGCPFHCNFCSITPEFGKAYRSRSVESVIDELTERFDPEQQFLFFMDDSISGDKEYLKGLLDRMLTKNLVPRLGWHSQMRSDTAKDKTLMKLLQRTNCFFATFGFESIDDRTLRYMRKGQNSKLIRECIKTMQDHGIIVNGFFMFGSDHDTLESIDKTLEFAKENCVLAGFMPMTPFPGTPFYDDLERQGRIFTKHWEFYDVQHVVYQPKNMTPYELYMGCLNAYRRFYSDRRSMVTVKIRRAAPRLWKSLGLSNPLNLLQPRTYAFNFITLWPLFKLVDYGKEIAANLDYIHYIRNLDPDRPKEFVPHTAPLQNVLNWKHAKSLASNIFGSRALPS, via the coding sequence ATGTCCACCAACCGCTTCCCGCTCATGTACACGGCCCACGCAGGCCTCCCCATCCTGGCGGAAATCCTCGAAAGAGATGGGCACCAAGTGGACGTTCGCGATGAAATGATCACGCCCTTCTCCCCCTCTTGGTTTGACGGCGCGGGGGTTTCATCGCCATTCCATTCGCCGTCCTCAAAGCGAAGCGGAGAGGGCGGCGTCGCATTGGTGGGTGTCTCCATCGAAACACTGTGGGCCGTTCGCGGCTACGAAATTGCCGCCGAAGCACGGAAGAGAGGCATACCCGTCATCTTCGGCGGGCCCCACGCCACGCTCAATCCCGACGACGCGTTGAAGCACGGCGACTATGTCGTGCGCAATGAAGGCGAAGAGACGCTGCCGGACCTTCTCGACGCGCTGGAACGGGGCCGTCCGCTGGAAAGCGTCAAAGGGCTGTCCTTCAAATCGAATGCCGGCGCCCACATCCACAACCCCGCCCGCCCTTTCCTGACCTCCGAACAACTCGACACGATTCCCTGGCCGAGACTCGGCAAGATCCACGGCTGGAACTCCCGGACCAACTGGGTCAGCCGATTCATCCACTTCACGATGGTCTCGCGCGGCTGCCCGTTCCACTGCAATTTCTGCTCGATTACACCGGAATTCGGCAAAGCCTACCGAAGCCGCTCAGTAGAAAGCGTTATCGACGAACTGACCGAACGATTCGACCCCGAACAACAGTTCCTCTTCTTCATGGACGATTCGATCTCAGGCGATAAGGAGTACCTCAAGGGTCTGCTGGACCGGATGCTCACGAAGAACCTCGTCCCCCGTCTCGGATGGCATTCCCAGATGCGATCGGACACGGCGAAAGACAAGACGCTCATGAAGCTCCTCCAAAGGACCAACTGTTTCTTCGCCACGTTCGGATTTGAGTCGATCGACGACCGAACCCTCCGCTACATGCGGAAAGGTCAGAACTCCAAGCTCATCCGCGAGTGCATCAAGACCATGCAGGACCACGGGATCATCGTGAATGGCTTCTTCATGTTCGGGTCAGATCACGACACGCTTGAATCCATCGACAAAACGCTGGAGTTCGCCAAGGAGAACTGTGTCCTCGCGGGCTTCATGCCGATGACGCCCTTCCCCGGCACGCCTTTCTACGACGATCTGGAACGACAGGGGCGCATCTTCACCAAACACTGGGAGTTCTACGACGTGCAGCACGTCGTCTATCAGCCGAAAAACATGACCCCGTATGAGTTGTACATGGGATGCCTCAACGCGTACCGGCGGTTCTACTCGGACCGCCGCAGCATGGTGACGGTGAAAATCCGCCGCGCCGCGCCCCGATTGTGGAAATCCCTCGGCCTCTCCAATCCTCTTAATCTGTTGCAACCCCGAACGTACGCCTTCAACTTCATCACACTTTGGCCCCTCTTCAAGCTCGTCGATTACGGGAAGGAAATCGCCGCCAACTTGGATTACATCCATTACATCCGGAATCTCGACCCGGACCGGCCCAAGGAGTTCGTTCCCCACACCGCCCCGCTGCAAAACGTCCTCAACTGGAAGCACGCCAAGTCCCTCGCGAGCAACATCTTCGGGTCCCGGGCCCTGCCCTCGTAG
- the glnD gene encoding [protein-PII] uridylyltransferase: MNRASPIDRTNGPSVAPPGRDGFLADYRTHLGELEAAHRAGTSGIDLVRRHSAAMDQWLMRFLATLPPEALSDSAVIALGSFGRRELSPWSDLDLLFLRSDGESRWTEDMIRSVLYFLWDAGLEVGYAVRTVGECVNVAGEDNRARTALLDHRLIAGDPALLEKYRQALRERIFSEPVEFIRVKLKDMEEGRKKFGDSVYMLEPHIKEGAGGLRDLNVLEWAAKVYRPFKGLSDQEGDTVTAEEAARLRRAQDFMLRVRNDLHFALGRKNDRLTFDQQERVAKAFGYPDDGHWGAVESFMKDYYLSAAEIQHLADRVLHRIVDRLSPPVVKTASTIGRNWVMTGGKLRVVEPGVFLAEPDTLIETFKWAAEKNVEVDPATLAESQKHLDAVDRQCRPSQEAWRLFFSILRAPEGTARVLLQMNESGVLGRLVPEFGALRCQAQHDAYHIYTTDVHTIHAIQEWKLLRTGKYYRDFPMLTRLAKGLADDLVLVLGLLFHDIGKGTGKGHSHRGAEMIEAIGRRMTLTDAEIDTVRFLVEHHLLLSTAAYRRDTDDPDLVRQVADLVQTEERLTLLYLLTFSDTRAVGPTTWNQWKGNLLQELFVKVGEIINPSDFRDEHQRLKERMDEIVRRVSGKIREEEARKELAALPTSYILANPPWKVARHLQILSEVRAKKFIATLRRPWKRPMIELLVCTTDSPGLLARLAGTLTSYGLNILKVQVNTTADGRVLDLYHVEDSGGRFYEELDRWESLKEDLKKASAGELDVREAVNRTLRNAPSPQRYLPRVRAQVLVDNEISLRHTVIEVQAQDRLGLLYSLATRLSELGMTIMLAKINTEGEKAIDVFYVQDVARGKIQDERRLEDIRSEVRKVAEV, from the coding sequence ATGAATCGGGCGTCACCTATCGACAGGACGAACGGCCCGTCCGTCGCCCCACCGGGGCGGGACGGATTTCTCGCCGACTACCGAACGCATCTCGGCGAGCTGGAGGCCGCCCATCGCGCCGGGACGTCGGGCATCGATCTGGTTCGTCGGCATTCCGCGGCTATGGATCAGTGGCTCATGCGGTTCCTGGCCACCCTGCCCCCCGAGGCCTTGTCCGATTCCGCGGTAATCGCGCTCGGGAGCTTCGGCCGGAGGGAGCTGAGCCCGTGGTCGGACCTCGACCTCCTGTTCCTGCGGTCCGATGGGGAATCCCGGTGGACGGAGGACATGATCCGTTCCGTGCTGTACTTTCTCTGGGACGCCGGTTTGGAAGTTGGATACGCCGTCCGAACCGTGGGGGAATGCGTCAACGTGGCCGGTGAGGACAATCGGGCGCGCACCGCGCTTCTCGACCATCGGCTGATCGCCGGGGATCCCGCCCTACTTGAAAAATACCGCCAGGCGCTGCGAGAGCGGATCTTCAGCGAGCCGGTGGAGTTCATCCGAGTGAAGCTCAAGGACATGGAAGAGGGGAGGAAGAAGTTTGGCGATTCCGTCTACATGCTGGAGCCGCATATCAAGGAGGGCGCGGGCGGTTTGAGGGACCTCAATGTGCTCGAGTGGGCGGCGAAGGTGTATCGGCCTTTCAAGGGCCTGAGCGACCAGGAGGGGGACACGGTGACGGCGGAGGAGGCGGCCCGGCTGCGCAGGGCCCAGGATTTCATGCTGCGCGTTCGGAACGATCTGCATTTTGCGCTGGGCCGGAAAAACGATCGGCTGACCTTCGACCAGCAGGAACGTGTCGCCAAGGCCTTCGGCTATCCGGACGATGGTCACTGGGGCGCCGTGGAATCCTTCATGAAAGACTATTATCTCAGCGCCGCGGAAATCCAACATCTTGCCGACCGCGTCCTGCACCGAATCGTGGACCGACTCTCGCCGCCGGTCGTGAAGACCGCCTCCACCATCGGGCGGAATTGGGTCATGACGGGCGGAAAATTGCGTGTGGTCGAACCGGGTGTGTTCCTGGCGGAACCGGACACCCTGATCGAAACCTTCAAGTGGGCCGCGGAGAAGAACGTGGAAGTGGACCCCGCCACGCTCGCGGAGAGCCAGAAGCATCTGGACGCGGTGGACCGGCAATGCCGGCCATCCCAAGAGGCTTGGCGACTCTTCTTTTCCATTCTCAGGGCGCCGGAAGGAACGGCGCGGGTCCTGCTTCAGATGAACGAATCGGGCGTGCTCGGACGGCTGGTTCCCGAATTCGGCGCGCTCCGGTGCCAAGCCCAGCACGATGCCTATCACATCTACACGACCGACGTTCACACCATCCACGCCATTCAGGAATGGAAACTTCTACGGACGGGAAAATACTATCGGGACTTCCCCATGCTGACGCGGCTGGCGAAAGGCCTCGCGGACGATCTCGTGCTGGTCCTGGGGCTCCTCTTCCACGATATTGGAAAGGGAACGGGAAAAGGCCATTCCCATCGGGGAGCCGAGATGATCGAGGCCATCGGACGCCGGATGACCCTGACCGATGCCGAAATCGACACCGTACGATTCCTCGTCGAGCATCATCTCCTTCTGTCCACCGCGGCCTACCGACGGGACACGGATGACCCCGACCTCGTCCGCCAGGTGGCGGATCTTGTTCAGACCGAGGAGCGTCTGACTCTTCTCTACCTTCTGACCTTCTCGGACACTCGGGCCGTGGGTCCCACCACGTGGAACCAGTGGAAAGGGAATCTCCTTCAGGAACTGTTCGTCAAGGTCGGCGAGATCATCAATCCCAGCGATTTCCGGGATGAACACCAGCGGCTCAAAGAGAGAATGGACGAAATTGTCCGAAGAGTTTCAGGGAAGATCCGGGAGGAGGAGGCACGCAAAGAGCTGGCGGCGTTGCCCACGAGCTACATCCTGGCGAATCCACCCTGGAAAGTGGCGCGCCATCTCCAGATTCTTTCCGAAGTGCGCGCGAAAAAGTTCATCGCCACCCTGCGACGGCCCTGGAAGCGGCCGATGATCGAACTCCTGGTGTGCACCACGGATTCGCCGGGCCTGCTGGCGCGCCTGGCGGGGACCCTCACGTCCTACGGGCTGAACATCCTCAAGGTTCAAGTCAATACCACCGCGGACGGACGCGTTCTGGATCTCTACCATGTCGAGGATTCCGGCGGTCGCTTCTACGAAGAGTTGGACCGATGGGAGTCCTTGAAGGAAGATTTGAAGAAAGCGTCCGCGGGCGAGTTGGACGTGCGGGAAGCCGTGAACCGGACGCTCCGCAATGCCCCGAGCCCCCAGAGGTACCTCCCCCGTGTGCGCGCGCAGGTGCTTGTGGACAATGAAATCTCCCTTCGCCACACGGTGATCGAAGTGCAGGCGCAGGATCGGCTGGGGCTGCTCTATTCGCTCGCTACGCGCCTCAGCGAATTGGGGATGACCATCATGCTGGCCAAAATCAATACGGAAGGTGAAAAGGCCATCGACGTGTTCTACGTGCAGGACGTGGCCAGAGGCAAGATTCAGGACGAACGCCGGCTGGAGGACATCCGGTCGGAAGTCAGAAAAGTGGCGGAGGTGTAA
- a CDS encoding site-2 protease family protein, with protein sequence MVDSLGRILMTLPVILLALTLHELGHAWVAERCGDRTARMAGRVTLNPLAHIDVLGLILIIFAQFGWAKPVPVNVFHLRKPRRDMILVAAAGPAANLLLAIVAVLVLRFMPGGSTLHPFLFNQLGGVATLLYYSVVLNVNLMVFNLLPIPPLDGSRVLENMLPRRYLPTYEAFAVQASKAIFLIFMVSFLFKLDVFSPVLGPPVRAITSLLFRLAGY encoded by the coding sequence ATGGTGGACTCTCTCGGTCGAATCCTGATGACGTTGCCCGTCATTCTGCTGGCACTGACCCTTCACGAACTGGGCCACGCCTGGGTGGCCGAACGATGCGGAGACCGGACGGCACGAATGGCCGGGCGGGTCACTCTCAATCCGCTGGCGCACATCGATGTATTGGGCTTGATCCTGATCATCTTCGCGCAGTTCGGCTGGGCCAAACCGGTTCCCGTGAATGTATTTCATCTTCGGAAGCCGAGGCGGGACATGATTCTCGTAGCGGCGGCGGGACCGGCGGCCAACCTCTTGCTCGCCATCGTGGCGGTGCTGGTCCTGAGGTTCATGCCGGGGGGGTCAACCCTCCACCCTTTCCTGTTCAATCAGCTCGGCGGGGTCGCGACGCTTCTGTACTACTCGGTGGTCCTGAACGTAAACCTGATGGTATTCAATCTGCTGCCGATTCCTCCCCTGGACGGGTCCCGCGTTCTGGAAAATATGCTGCCGCGACGCTACTTGCCAACGTATGAAGCATTCGCCGTCCAGGCCTCGAAGGCGATCTTCCTCATCTTCATGGTGAGCTTTCTGTTCAAGCTCGACGTCTTCAGCCCCGTCCTCGGCCCCCCCGTGCGAGCGATCACCTCACTCCTCTTCCGACTGGCCGGGTATTGA
- a CDS encoding 4Fe-4S dicluster domain-containing protein → MVLDLNKCLGCQTCTVACKKLWTSDLGQEGMWWNHVETKPGEGWPRGWERMNPVNTSGAVGGMPTPATLGRPWSFGFEEQDNKDVFGPGDQQEPWGPNWDEDIGGGTYPNSYYFYLPRMCNHCANPACVPVCPNQAIYKRERDGIVLIDDTQCKGTRLCHMACPYKKIYFTEAKGVSQKCIFCFPRVEKGTAPACARQCPGRLRYVGFADDPAGPIHALVKKWKVALPLHPEFGTEPNVFYVPPRAPATYDTEGRLQSAPRIPLAYLVQLFGDGVQSALDTLERERAVARSGRRSELMDLLIGYRFSDRFRIPVARAEGTIT, encoded by the coding sequence ATGGTCCTGGATCTCAACAAGTGCCTCGGCTGCCAGACGTGTACCGTCGCCTGCAAGAAGTTGTGGACGAGTGATCTGGGACAGGAGGGCATGTGGTGGAACCACGTCGAGACCAAGCCGGGAGAGGGATGGCCGAGAGGCTGGGAGCGCATGAACCCCGTCAACACATCGGGGGCGGTCGGCGGGATGCCCACACCGGCCACCCTCGGGCGTCCATGGTCGTTTGGATTTGAGGAGCAGGACAACAAGGACGTATTCGGCCCAGGCGATCAGCAAGAGCCGTGGGGGCCGAATTGGGACGAGGACATCGGCGGCGGCACGTACCCCAACTCGTACTATTTCTACCTGCCGAGGATGTGCAATCACTGTGCGAATCCGGCCTGCGTCCCGGTCTGCCCCAATCAGGCGATCTACAAGCGAGAGCGAGACGGCATCGTCTTGATTGATGACACCCAGTGCAAGGGCACAAGGCTCTGCCACATGGCCTGCCCCTACAAGAAGATCTACTTCACTGAAGCGAAGGGGGTGTCACAGAAATGTATTTTCTGCTTTCCGCGGGTCGAGAAAGGGACGGCGCCCGCTTGTGCGCGGCAGTGTCCCGGTCGGCTACGCTACGTGGGCTTTGCGGACGATCCCGCCGGACCGATTCATGCCCTCGTCAAAAAGTGGAAGGTGGCTTTGCCTCTTCATCCGGAGTTCGGCACGGAGCCGAACGTGTTCTACGTCCCCCCTCGTGCCCCGGCCACGTATGATACCGAGGGGCGGCTTCAGAGCGCGCCGAGAATACCCCTCGCTTATCTCGTCCAGCTCTTCGGCGATGGCGTGCAGTCGGCTTTGGACACACTCGAACGTGAAAGGGCGGTCGCCCGCTCCGGTCGCCGCTCCGAGTTGATGGACCTCCTCATCGGCTACCGGTTCTCCGACCGATTCAGAATTCCGGTCGCAAGAGCCGAGGGGACCATCACCTGA
- a CDS encoding molybdopterin-dependent oxidoreductase, giving the protein MTSRREFLRRGVQGAGALYLTRLLPIRAKFAHAQTKLPKAPSPNVFEDAYRSRWTWDRIEKGTHGWLNCASACEFDLYIKNGLIVREEQTAAYEPVRSDVPDFNPRGCNKGSCFTNLVYSSSRPIHPLRRAGDRGKNRWNRASWDEAVTDIARRLLDIIEKDGAECIIHDLGPHFDVGPTTAARVRFFNLLGATLLDSWGEIGDLSYGAALTMGITHVGGTSDNWYLSDFIVLWNFNPSVTRIPDAHFLWEAQYRGSTVVSISPEQNASSIHADYWINPKPGTDAALALAMAHVMIEEKLINRDFIAEQTDLPFLVDPATGTFLRKEGQDVYYVWDAPSGNPIETPGSKASEERTLRWRGQQPVLEGEWDWEGRHITTVFTLLKRELARWTPEQAHSITGIHPDTIRSLARRFAGAKSALIISSWGANRYYHSDLMIRSRILLAALTGNIGRPGGGFDVIGWFPVEGFEFLCAAEDAGLRGSMGMMMQKKDLGRNLFRIATGRQTVAEFLYAFQKEHFEGRPLTFNSTFNYAHGGLREVLNRKEYHDPSYRKSMDDIFKEAAERGETPVYPALSKTPRAWFTGGNNVLRRTGDYPVLLEKLWPKLDLVVDVNFKMTFTGMWSDYVLPAATPYEKVTLKYPISYVPYLHFSSRVVSPLGESKSEWEIYSLLARAIQEEARRRGNMKYSDFHDRFSFGGRFGPGEEEKVCQEILTLTYSTMGTTVKEMKRKGIKRFRNSMFVSYHAQTHSDLRRDQPLSPCQDFTLHKKPWPTATGRVQFLIDQGRFREVGESLPTFKPPVNAGGRFPFRLTSGHTRWSIHSIWRDDPVLLRLQRGVPLLYISAEDAARKHIQDFGLVRVFNELGSFEIHAKVSPQLQPGQLFLFHAWEPYQFKRHRSYKSIQPGMIKPLHFTGRWGHLHQIMGQAQPGQHVNDTLCDFESA; this is encoded by the coding sequence TTGACCTCACGTCGGGAATTTCTCCGACGCGGTGTTCAGGGCGCCGGCGCCCTCTATCTCACTCGTTTGCTGCCCATCCGGGCCAAGTTCGCCCACGCCCAAACTAAACTACCCAAGGCGCCCTCGCCGAATGTGTTCGAAGACGCCTACCGAAGCCGATGGACGTGGGACCGGATCGAGAAAGGCACACACGGCTGGCTCAATTGCGCCTCCGCCTGCGAGTTCGATCTCTACATCAAGAACGGCCTCATCGTCCGCGAGGAGCAGACGGCGGCGTATGAGCCCGTGCGATCCGATGTGCCCGACTTCAATCCTCGCGGATGCAACAAGGGAAGTTGTTTCACCAACCTCGTCTATTCCAGCTCGCGGCCGATCCATCCGCTGCGTCGTGCCGGAGACCGGGGAAAGAACCGGTGGAACCGGGCTTCGTGGGACGAAGCCGTTACGGACATCGCCCGGCGTCTCCTCGACATCATCGAGAAGGACGGGGCGGAGTGCATCATTCACGATCTCGGCCCGCATTTCGATGTGGGGCCGACGACGGCCGCACGGGTGCGATTCTTCAACTTGCTCGGGGCCACCCTGCTCGATTCGTGGGGCGAGATCGGCGACCTCAGCTACGGCGCAGCGCTCACCATGGGGATCACGCACGTGGGTGGCACTTCGGACAACTGGTATCTCTCCGATTTCATCGTGCTGTGGAACTTCAATCCCTCGGTGACCCGGATTCCGGATGCCCATTTTCTCTGGGAGGCGCAATATCGGGGATCGACCGTCGTTTCCATCTCGCCGGAGCAGAACGCCTCGTCCATCCACGCCGATTATTGGATCAACCCGAAACCGGGCACCGACGCCGCGCTCGCCCTCGCGATGGCGCACGTCATGATCGAGGAGAAGCTCATCAACCGGGATTTTATCGCCGAGCAGACCGACCTGCCCTTTCTGGTCGATCCCGCTACCGGCACGTTTCTTCGCAAAGAAGGACAGGACGTCTACTACGTCTGGGATGCTCCATCAGGGAATCCCATCGAGACGCCGGGATCGAAAGCATCGGAAGAACGCACTCTGCGATGGCGCGGACAGCAGCCGGTCCTCGAAGGGGAATGGGATTGGGAGGGACGGCATATCACAACGGTGTTCACTCTTCTCAAAAGGGAGTTGGCGCGCTGGACGCCGGAGCAAGCCCATTCCATCACCGGAATTCATCCCGACACGATCCGATCTCTCGCACGCCGGTTTGCCGGCGCGAAGAGTGCGCTGATCATCTCTAGCTGGGGCGCGAACCGCTACTACCACAGCGACCTCATGATTCGATCAAGGATCCTCCTGGCCGCGCTCACGGGAAACATCGGCCGCCCCGGCGGCGGATTCGACGTCATCGGCTGGTTCCCCGTCGAAGGTTTCGAATTCCTGTGCGCCGCCGAAGACGCGGGCTTGCGCGGTTCGATGGGGATGATGATGCAGAAAAAGGACCTCGGACGGAACCTGTTCCGCATCGCCACCGGCCGGCAGACGGTGGCGGAGTTCCTGTATGCCTTCCAGAAGGAACATTTTGAAGGCCGGCCTCTCACATTCAACTCGACATTCAACTACGCGCACGGAGGATTGCGCGAAGTTCTCAACCGCAAAGAGTACCACGACCCGTCATACCGCAAGTCGATGGACGACATCTTCAAGGAGGCTGCGGAGCGTGGAGAAACGCCGGTGTACCCGGCGCTTTCGAAAACACCGCGTGCGTGGTTCACGGGAGGAAACAATGTGCTTCGACGAACCGGCGACTACCCCGTGCTCCTGGAAAAGCTCTGGCCGAAACTCGATCTGGTGGTGGACGTCAACTTCAAGATGACCTTCACCGGAATGTGGTCCGATTACGTTCTCCCTGCCGCCACGCCCTACGAAAAAGTCACGCTCAAATACCCCATCTCGTACGTGCCCTATCTCCACTTCTCCAGCCGGGTTGTGAGTCCGCTCGGCGAATCGAAATCGGAATGGGAGATCTATTCCCTCCTGGCGAGAGCCATCCAGGAGGAGGCCCGGCGGCGGGGGAACATGAAGTATTCGGATTTCCACGATCGGTTCTCGTTCGGCGGGCGGTTTGGTCCCGGCGAAGAAGAAAAGGTTTGCCAGGAGATCCTCACCCTCACCTACTCCACCATGGGCACCACCGTGAAGGAAATGAAACGGAAAGGCATCAAGCGATTCCGGAACTCCATGTTTGTGTCGTATCACGCGCAGACGCATTCGGATTTGAGGCGAGATCAGCCGCTCTCCCCATGCCAGGACTTCACACTTCACAAAAAGCCATGGCCGACGGCGACGGGGCGCGTCCAGTTTCTCATCGATCAGGGCCGCTTCAGGGAGGTCGGTGAAAGCCTGCCCACCTTCAAGCCGCCCGTGAACGCCGGGGGTCGTTTTCCGTTCCGGCTGACCTCCGGTCACACGCGCTGGAGCATCCACTCCATCTGGCGCGACGATCCCGTGCTGCTGAGGCTTCAGAGAGGCGTGCCCCTCCTGTACATCAGCGCCGAGGACGCGGCTCGGAAACACATCCAAGATTTCGGTTTAGTCCGGGTATTCAACGAGCTCGGTTCGTTCGAGATCCATGCGAAAGTCTCGCCCCAGCTCCAGCCCGGCCAGCTCTTTCTTTTCCACGCCTGGGAGCCGTACCAGTTCAAGCGACACCGTTCGTACAAGTCCATTCAGCCCGGCATGATCAAGCCGCTCCATTTCACGGGCCGATGGGGGCACCTCCACCAGATCATGGGCCAGGCGCAGCCGGGACAGCATGTCAATGACACGCTGTGCGATTTCGAGAGCGCATAG